The Burkholderiales bacterium genome has a segment encoding these proteins:
- a CDS encoding ABC transporter substrate-binding protein, whose amino-acid sequence MATFDNPFDPQVQLRCSCGKHANDSEHDASVITSAEHATQRVVESALMRALFPVDATRRNFIRSVGASAALAAISSLLPIDAIQAMAAETPGPPEKKNLKIGFIPITCATPLIMAGPMGFYSKQGLDVTLIKTAGWALIRDKMLNKEHDASHMLSPMPLAISMGAGSVAQAMNVATIQNINGQAITLALKHKDRRDPKSWKGMTFAVPFEYSMHNFLLRYYVAEHGIDPDRDIQIRVTPPPEMVANLRAGNIDGYLGPDPFNQRAVFDQIGFIHLLTKELWDGHPCCAFGVTDAFVKENPNTFAALFRAMVDAAAFAHDAKNRKEIAAAIAPANYLNQPVPVVEQVLTGRFADGLGNVVNAPNRIDFDPFPWQSMAVWILTQMKRWGYVKADVQYKDIAEKVFLVSDARKYMKDAGAAPPDAAYRKISVMGKEFDPTKPEAYVQSFAIKRA is encoded by the coding sequence ATGGCCACATTCGACAATCCATTCGATCCGCAAGTCCAACTTCGCTGCAGTTGCGGCAAGCACGCGAACGATAGCGAGCATGATGCGAGCGTCATAACCAGCGCGGAGCACGCAACGCAACGCGTCGTCGAATCGGCGCTGATGCGGGCGCTGTTTCCAGTCGACGCGACGCGCCGCAATTTCATTCGCAGCGTGGGCGCCAGCGCGGCTCTGGCGGCGATTTCAAGTCTGCTGCCGATCGACGCCATACAGGCGATGGCGGCCGAAACGCCCGGCCCGCCCGAAAAGAAAAATCTGAAAATCGGCTTCATCCCGATCACCTGCGCAACGCCGCTGATCATGGCCGGACCGATGGGGTTCTACAGCAAGCAGGGCCTCGACGTGACCTTGATTAAAACCGCTGGCTGGGCGCTGATCCGAGACAAGATGTTGAACAAGGAGCACGACGCATCGCACATGCTGTCGCCGATGCCGCTGGCGATTTCGATGGGCGCGGGCTCAGTCGCGCAAGCGATGAATGTCGCGACCATCCAGAATATCAACGGCCAGGCGATCACGCTGGCCCTGAAGCACAAGGATCGGCGCGATCCGAAAAGCTGGAAAGGCATGACGTTCGCCGTGCCATTCGAATATTCGATGCACAACTTCCTGCTGCGCTATTACGTTGCCGAGCACGGCATCGATCCCGACAGGGATATCCAGATCCGCGTGACGCCGCCGCCGGAGATGGTCGCCAATTTACGCGCGGGAAATATCGATGGCTACCTCGGTCCCGATCCGTTTAACCAGCGCGCGGTGTTCGACCAGATCGGTTTCATCCATCTCTTGACCAAGGAATTGTGGGACGGCCATCCGTGTTGCGCATTCGGCGTGACCGATGCGTTCGTCAAGGAGAATCCGAACACGTTCGCCGCCTTGTTTCGCGCCATGGTCGATGCCGCCGCATTTGCCCACGATGCCAAAAATCGCAAGGAGATCGCAGCCGCGATCGCGCCGGCAAATTACCTGAATCAACCCGTGCCGGTTGTCGAGCAGGTACTTACCGGGCGCTTTGCCGACGGTCTCGGCAACGTCGTCAACGCGCCGAACCGCATCGATTTCGATCCTTTCCCGTGGCAGTCGATGGCAGTCTGGATTCTCACGCAGATGAAGCGCTGGGGCTATGTGAAGGCAGACGTGCAATACAAGGACATCGCCGAAAAAGTGTTCCTGGTCAGCGACGCGCGCAAATACATGAAAGACGCCGGCGCCGCGCCGCCGGATGCCGCTTACAGGAAAATCTCGGTGATGGGCAAGGAATTCGATCCGACGAAGCCGGAGGCATACGTGCAAAGTTTCGCGATCAAACGAGCGTAG
- the rpmE gene encoding 50S ribosomal protein L31 yields the protein MKPDIHPKYEEIAVTCSCGNTFKTKSTLGKPLHVEVCSACHPFYTGKQKVLDTAGRVEKFRQKYSKTAGKSSDATPG from the coding sequence ATGAAACCAGATATCCATCCGAAATACGAAGAAATTGCAGTGACCTGCAGTTGCGGCAACACTTTCAAGACGAAATCGACACTGGGCAAGCCATTGCACGTCGAGGTTTGTTCGGCTTGCCATCCCTTCTATACCGGCAAGCAGAAAGTTCTCGATACCGCCGGCCGTGTCGAGAAATTCCGTCAGAAGTACAGCAAGACCGCGGGAAAAAGCAGCGACGCTACGCCGGGTTAA
- a CDS encoding ABC transporter ATP-binding protein, whose amino-acid sequence MRGEPLVVFDQVHFSVRKGEFVCIVGHSGCGKSTILNILAGLDEATSGVVVMDGREVSGPSLDRGVVFQSHALMPWLSAEKNVAFGVRSRWPDWSRQKLAAHCRKYLDLVGLTGSEHKKPAELSGGMKQRVGIARAFAIEPKMLLLDEPFGALDALTRGLIQDELKRICAATHQTVFMITHDVDEAILLSDRIMLMSNGPRARIAEIVQNTLPENRARDTIHKDPRYYPIRNHLVDFLVTRSKRFNAEPPPDYDPRYPPIISPGVSANPETQRGDQPFAREERVFNLHS is encoded by the coding sequence ATGCGCGGCGAGCCGCTGGTCGTGTTCGATCAGGTACACTTCAGTGTGCGGAAAGGTGAATTCGTCTGCATCGTCGGCCATTCCGGCTGCGGCAAATCGACTATCCTGAACATCCTCGCCGGTCTCGACGAGGCGACCAGCGGCGTGGTCGTCATGGATGGCCGCGAAGTTTCCGGCCCCAGCCTCGACCGCGGCGTCGTGTTCCAAAGCCATGCGCTGATGCCATGGTTATCTGCGGAAAAAAACGTCGCTTTCGGCGTGCGTTCGCGCTGGCCCGACTGGAGCAGGCAAAAACTCGCCGCCCATTGCCGGAAATACCTGGACCTCGTCGGACTGACCGGCTCCGAGCACAAGAAGCCGGCCGAACTCTCTGGCGGCATGAAGCAGCGCGTCGGCATCGCGCGCGCGTTCGCGATCGAGCCGAAAATGCTGTTGCTCGACGAGCCATTCGGAGCGCTCGATGCGTTGACGCGCGGCTTGATCCAGGACGAGCTCAAAAGAATCTGCGCGGCAACGCATCAGACCGTTTTCATGATTACGCACGACGTCGATGAAGCGATCCTGTTATCCGACAGAATCATGCTGATGAGTAACGGCCCGCGCGCCAGAATCGCCGAAATCGTGCAGAACACACTGCCGGAAAACCGCGCGCGCGACACCATACACAAAGACCCGCGGTACTACCCGATCCGCAATCACCTCGTCGATTTCCTGGTCACACGCTCGAAGCGCTTCAATGCCGAGCCGCCGCCGGACTACGACCCCAGGTATCCGCCCATCATCTCACCCGGAGTTTCCGCAAACCCGGAGACGCAACGCGGAGACCAGCCTTTCGCGCGCGAGGAACGCGTATTCAACCTACACAGCTAA
- the cynS gene encoding cyanase: MTRAELTEKILGAKLKKGISWPKLAEKIGRSPVWTTAALMGQMPLSADEAKSAGTALGLTENDVTMLQIVPTRGSLGAAVPVDPTIYRFYELIQVYGTAWKELIHEEFGDGIMSAIDFEMTMERMPDPKGDRVKIVMHGKFLPYRKY; this comes from the coding sequence ATGACCCGAGCGGAACTGACCGAGAAGATACTGGGCGCCAAACTGAAAAAAGGAATCAGCTGGCCCAAGCTGGCCGAAAAAATCGGCCGCAGCCCGGTCTGGACGACAGCGGCATTGATGGGACAAATGCCGCTGTCGGCGGATGAAGCGAAAAGTGCGGGCACAGCGCTGGGCCTGACCGAAAATGATGTGACGATGCTGCAAATTGTGCCGACACGCGGCTCACTCGGCGCGGCTGTCCCGGTCGACCCGACGATCTATCGGTTCTATGAACTGATACAGGTCTACGGTACTGCCTGGAAGGAATTGATTCACGAAGAATTCGGCGACGGCATAATGAGCGCCATCGATTTCGAAATGACCATGGAGCGCATGCCCGATCCCAAGGGGGATCGGGTAAAAATCGTGATGCACGGAAAATTTCTGCCGTACCGCAAATACTGA
- the ntrB gene encoding nitrate ABC transporter permease: protein MTKSSAYRAALLSLAIFGLFLLVWHLATLPVDNTIGGDSEYAKLMGGGDTTASGLPTPLQMGETIWRHLSNPFYDNGANDKGIGIQLAYSIARVLLGFALAALLAIPLGFLIGMSPLIYRALDPFIQVLKPISPLAWMPLALYTIKDSTTSSIFVIFVCSLWPMLLNTVHGVASVRRDWLNVAKTLEASVLRKAFLVILPAAAPTILTGMRISMGIAWLVIVAAEMLVGGTGIGYFVWNEWNNLSLTNVIFAILTIGVVGMLLDLVFGWLSRLVAYQE from the coding sequence ATGACCAAATCCTCCGCTTATCGCGCCGCTCTTTTATCGCTTGCCATCTTCGGCCTGTTCCTGCTGGTCTGGCACCTCGCGACCCTGCCGGTCGATAACACGATCGGCGGCGATAGCGAATACGCAAAGCTGATGGGCGGCGGCGACACGACGGCTTCCGGTTTGCCGACGCCGCTGCAAATGGGCGAGACGATCTGGAGACATCTGAGCAATCCGTTCTACGACAACGGCGCCAATGACAAAGGCATAGGCATACAGTTGGCGTACTCGATCGCGCGCGTGCTGCTCGGTTTTGCGCTGGCCGCGCTGCTGGCGATTCCGCTCGGTTTTCTGATTGGCATGTCGCCGCTGATTTATCGCGCGCTCGATCCTTTTATCCAGGTGCTGAAGCCGATTTCACCGCTGGCGTGGATGCCGCTCGCGCTGTATACGATCAAGGATTCGACAACGTCATCGATATTCGTGATCTTTGTCTGCTCGCTGTGGCCGATGCTGCTGAACACGGTTCACGGCGTCGCTTCGGTCAGGCGCGATTGGCTGAACGTCGCCAAAACACTGGAGGCTAGCGTTTTGCGCAAAGCTTTTCTGGTGATTCTGCCGGCAGCGGCGCCGACGATTTTGACGGGTATGCGGATTTCGATGGGCATCGCCTGGCTCGTCATCGTCGCCGCCGAAATGCTGGTTGGCGGCACCGGCATCGGCTACTTCGTCTGGAACGAATGGAATAACCTGAGCCTGACCAACGTCATTTTCGCGATCCTGACGATAGGGGTGGTCGGCATGCTGCTCGACCTGGTTTTCGGCTGGCTATCCCGGCTGGTCGCCTACCAGGAGTAG